One Kineococcus radiotolerans SRS30216 = ATCC BAA-149 DNA window includes the following coding sequences:
- a CDS encoding YceI family protein has protein sequence MSSTPTAERPTAERGRRRRRRWTALAVLLALLVLGAVVGPRIYAAVESRKTAAPLAAAVPSASATPTAAATDPALDGTWTVAPGGTAGYRVDEVLNGQRITVTGRTDQVTGDFVVAGGQLTAATVSVDLASVSTDSSQRDGQFRSRVVDVERFPTADLVLTRPVPLGGLDVGATIPVTLTGTLALRGTTREVTFPATVQRTGEDAVTVTGSLPVTWSDHGVEAPDLGFVSVEDTGTIEFSVSATPA, from the coding sequence ATGAGCAGCACCCCCACCGCCGAACGCCCCACCGCCGAACGCGGCCGGCGCCGGCGCCGGCGGTGGACCGCCCTGGCGGTGCTCCTCGCCCTGCTCGTCCTCGGCGCGGTCGTGGGGCCCCGCATCTACGCCGCGGTCGAGTCGCGCAAGACCGCCGCCCCCCTCGCCGCCGCGGTGCCCAGCGCCTCGGCCACCCCCACCGCCGCCGCCACCGACCCCGCCCTGGACGGCACCTGGACCGTCGCGCCGGGCGGGACGGCCGGCTACCGCGTCGACGAGGTCCTCAACGGCCAGCGGATCACCGTCACCGGGCGCACCGACCAGGTCACCGGGGACTTCGTCGTCGCCGGGGGGCAGCTCACCGCGGCCACCGTCTCCGTGGACCTGGCCAGCGTGAGCACCGACTCCAGCCAGCGCGACGGCCAGTTCCGCAGCCGCGTCGTGGACGTCGAGCGCTTCCCCACCGCCGACCTCGTCCTCACCCGGCCCGTGCCCCTGGGCGGCCTCGACGTCGGCGCGACCATCCCCGTCACCCTCACCGGCACCCTCGCCCTGCGGGGGACGACCCGCGAGGTGACCTTCCCCGCGACGGTCCAGCGCACCGGCGAGGACGCCGTCACCGTCACCGGGTCGCTGCCGGTGACCTGGTCCGACCACGGCGTCGAGGCCCCCGACCTCGGCTTCGTCTCCGTCGAGGACACCGGCACGATCGAGTTCTCCGTCAGCGCGACCCCCGCCTGA